The Acyrthosiphon pisum isolate AL4f unplaced genomic scaffold, pea_aphid_22Mar2018_4r6ur Scaffold_21496;HRSCAF=24120, whole genome shotgun sequence genome contains a region encoding:
- the LOC103311936 gene encoding uncharacterized protein LOC103311936 has protein sequence MKLSCIPILPQIYENKRKQVLENREIINALIAITLFLSQHSLPFRGHRESWDERNKGNFKDLTILISKFSPELAAYINHLKTKGKSEESSLTTGRQLFSIFQDICLENELDWRSLLVGQSYDGASNMRGQYEGLQAFIKEVNPSAVYTWCYAHRLNLVVVQVASSSANAVNMFGNVEELYNFISSSKKRIAYYENIQKENRPSERVRRLKRVNTTRWMSYFKVLQTVLFTFDIIIDTLENIKVTEPSDYKICSKANGLIEFLLTEQFIMTAICFSKIFQLLDPVTKILQSPDIDLLGAVNNPKQEFKVNTYFMIIDAAISSIETRFHSTDLRAEYIQYSRSFFEFEDAVGFQQTYIHGKKYTSNNDSEHESEESPDSDWNEDEGGMYVHKHNNLGTLLHMLQVCHKAGLKNVFPCLYDALHIACTLPVASTTPERTFSKLKIVKNRLRTTISQDRLEQLLIMSCESDIEIDNGQVIDIFANCSSV, from the exons ATGAAATTATCTTGTATCCCAATTCTTCcacaaatttatgaaaataaaagaaaGCAAGTATTAGAAAACAGAGAAATCATAAATGCTCTCATTGCAATAACTTTGTTTCTCAGTCAACATTCATTACCATTTCGTGGTCACCGTGAAAGCTGGGATGAACGAAATAAAGGGAATTTTAAAGACCTAACAATACTAATCAGTAAATTTTCACCAGAATTGGCTGCATATATTAATCACTTGAAGACCAAAGGAAAGAGTGAA GAATCGTCATTAACTACGGGTCGTCagcttttttcaatatttcaagaTATTTGCCTTGAAAATGAATTAGATTGGAGATCATTACTTGTTGGTCAAAGTTACGATGGTGCTAGCAATATGCGAGGTCAATATGAAGGTTTACAAGCTTTCATAAAAGAAGTAAATCCGTCTGCTGTTTATACATGGTGCTATGCTCACCGTCTGAACCTTGTAGTGGTTCAAGTTGCTAGTAGTTCTGCTAATGCTGTAAATATGTTTGGTAATGTAGAAGAACTGTATAACTTTATCTCGTCTAGCAAAAAAAGAATAGCATACTACGAAAATATACAGAAAGAAAACAGACCATCTGAAAGAGTAAGAAGATTAAAAAGAGTAAATACCACTAGATGGATGTCTTATTTCAAAGTTCTCCAAACAGTTTTGTTCACTTTTGATATAATCATAGACactttggaaaatattaaagttacagAACCATCTGATTACAAGATCTGCTCTAAGGCCAATggattaattgaatttttactAACAGAACAATTTATAATGACGGCTATAtgtttcagtaaaatatttcaattattagatCCGGTTACAAAAATTCTTCAGTCACCCGATATTGATTTATTGGGAGCAGTAAACA ATCCAAAACAAGAATTTAAAGTCAACACTTATTTCATGATAATTGATGCAGCCATTTCCTCAATTGAAACTAGATTTCATTCAACAg ATTTGAGGGCagagtatatacaatattctaGATCATTTTTTGAGTTTGAAGATGCAGTAGGGTTTCAACAAACTTATATCCATGGCAAAAAATATACCAGTAACAATGATAGTGAACATGAAAGTGAAGAGAGTCCAGATTCAGATTGGAATGAAGATGAAGGAGGGATGTACGTACACAAACATAATAACTTAGGAACTTTACTACATATGCTTCAAGTGTGTCATAAAGCAgggttaaaaaatgtttttccatGCCTTTATGACGCCTTACATATTGCATGTACATTACCTGTTGCAAGTACGACGCCTGAAAGAACTTTTTCTaagttaaaaatagttaaaaatagatTAAGGACAACAATATCACAGGATCGCttagaacaattattaataatgtcatGTGAATCAGATATAGAGATTGATAATGGTCaagttattgatatatttgCTAACTGCAGTTCAGTTTGA